TCCGGTCCGGGCGTCGGTTCGGAGCGATAGGCGGTGAATTGATACGCGCCCAGAATCGCGCCTTCCGTCATGGCTTGGGCGACGTCGATCATGGTCGAGTCCGGCGGCGTTACGGCGGGAACCGCCGCCGTGAAAGAAGCGGCCTTGACTTGCCGAACCCGTTTGACGGCGTGACCCAGGGCTTGGCGGATGGTCTCAAGACCGAGAGCGTCCTTCTTGCCCAACCCCACGAGCAGCAGACGTTTGGCGGGAATTTTCCTGTGTGTATGGAGCAGGACGAGTTCCGCGGTTTTGCCCTCGAATTCCTTCGATCGAAGGAGGTCGGAGATCGATCCGCCCAGCGCTTTGTCAAGCGAAGCGGCCTCCTGTTCCGAAAGTTCAGAACCTTCGCACTGGAAAAGAACCAGCACGTCCGTTGCCTCAGAGGCCCACCGTCCTACCCGCACGTCCACTTTCATGACCTTCATACTTCCGTCCTTTCTCTTGGCTGCTCGCCGTCGCGTGCATCTATCCATTCTTGGGGCGTCACGCGAGGCTGTTTCATGAAACGAACTCAGACTCCCTTCATGTCCGGCGACCAAACGAACTTGTGCAACTGCAATTGATACCGCACCGGGAGGCGGTCGGCCAGCACCCACTCGGCCAATCGGCGGGGGTCCAGGACGCCGAAGACCGGGCTGAACAACACGACACACCGACGATTCAAATCGAACCGGGCCATGATGTCTTTCGCCCAGTCGTAATCGCGGCGATCCGCGATGACAAATTTGGCTTCGTCCTGCGCGCGCAACCGCTCGACGTTCGGCCAATACATCCGGTTCGTCATCCCGCTGCCGGGACATTTGACGTCGAGCACCACGCGCACCCGGTGATCGACCGGAGCCGTATCAACGGCGCCGCTGGTCTCCAGCAGAACGGTGAAACCCTCGTCACACAGCCTGGAGAGCAACGAGCCGCAGTCCGGCTGCGCCAGCGGTTCACCGCCGGTCACTTCCACGAGCGGACAGCCGTAGGCGCGGACTGTCTCGATGATCGAATCGATCGACCGTTCCGTGCCGCCGTAAAAGGCGTAGTCCGTATCGCACCAAGAACACCGAAGGGGACAGCCGGTGAGCCGCACGAACACACAGGGGAGCCCGGCAAACGTCGACTCTCCTTGAATGCTGTGAAAAATCTCTGTGACGCGCATGGGCGAACACGTCTTCGCAGGGGGAGATTCAATCAACCGGTCTCTTTAGGGGCGGCGTTCACTTGCGCAGAGCCGCGCGGAACGAGACTTCATGACCGCGCCTATCGCCATTGCTGAATCGGCCACCGCTTCCGCTTGGCCGTGCGAGCCATTCCTCGGATCGGGTTGATGACCGTCGGATGGCCGACCGCTTGCAGAAGCTCAAAATCACCCGGACTGTCGCCGTAGGCGTAACAACGGGACAGATCGAGCGAAAAGTCCCGCGCCAACTGCTCGATCAATCGCCGTTTGCCCTGTCCGTAGGGCAGAGGGGGGACCAGACGGCCGGTATAGACGCCGTCGATTTGCTCCAATCGCCCCGCGAAACAACGTTCAGCTTGCAAGGCCGCCGCAATGGGGCCGATCAAAAAGTCGAGCGAACCGGTCAAGAGCACGATCGCATGCCCGGCTTTCCGATGCTCTTCAATCACCCGCGTTGCGGTGGGGGAGACGCGAGGGCAGAGTTGCTCGCGGCAGAACTCCTCGCCGAGATGGCGGATGACGCGCGACGGTTTTCCAGCCAGGTACAGTTTCCGCTCGCGCAAGGGATGCAGCGAAAGGGGAGGCAAGTGACGGATGAGCCAGGAGATGCTGGCGCGAACCTCCGGCCACCCCACTACGCCCCGTCTCCACAACCATCTGAAAAAACGGACTTCGCTGGCTTCTCCAGGAAGCACGGTATTGTCCACGTCGAAAAACGCCGCGACGCGACCGGTCAGTCGAGGCTCGATGCGGAACGCACTGCTCGTGGTCGCCAGGCCCAAGAGATCCTCCACAAGACGATCTGTCCAGCAAAGAAAGGGCGGAGGGATTCTACCGGAGGGGCCCTTCATTGACAAGAATTTTGGTCTGCTTTTATAATGCAACTCCCTCTATGACAAAGGCTCCCCGTTTCGAATTCTCTCCGGTAGGTGGCGGGACGTGATTTCCACGAAGAAACGTGTGGGCCTGAAACATGGATCCGATGGTTCATTCCTTGTTGCCGAAGTGGTGGAATGGCAGACACGCACGTTTGAGGGGCGTGTGGCGCAAGCCGTGCGGGTTCAAGTCCCGCCTTCGGCACCACGACCTTGACGCAAACTGAAAGGCCGGTCCAGCGATGGGACGGCCTCACTGGCCGCCTCGGTCTTATGCGTCGTTGCCATGTCCCGCTGCCGACAGAGTGAAGAGTTCCCCTTCATCGGGCCTGTATCATAAAGATACTTGGCGGTTCACCCCGGCGTTGCTTCAAGCGCCGAATGAAGTCAAGAGGGGTCACATTTTCGGGAAACTTGGAGAGCCAAAGGAGAGCGGTCAAGTCGCCGGAAGAAATCAGCCATGCAGTCGAGCAAGCCCGACGCCATCCGCGTTCTGCTCGTCGACGATCACGAGGTCGTTCGAGTAGGACTCCGACAACTGCTCAGCCGATATCCATCCATTCTGGTGGTAGGTGAATCGGCCACAGCGGCCGACGCGATCCGGAAGGCGACAGATCTCAAGCCCAATATCATCTTAATGGACGTGCGTTTGGGGGATGAATCGGGCGTCGAGGCCTGCCGCGACATTCTGGCCGCCGATTCGAACGCGCGGGTGATTTTTTTGACCTCGTTTGCCGAAGACGAGTCCGTTTTGGCGGCCGTGCTCGCTGGCGCTCAAGGGTACGTTCTGAAGGACATCGATACGCCTTCCTTGCTGAATGCGATCCAAGCCGTTGCGGAAGGGCAGTCGATCCTCGATCCCGCCGTAGTGGAGCGGGCGATCCGATGGGTCCAACGATTCGCCTCCGGTCACCAGGTGAAGGGGGACAACACGCTCTCTGAACAGGAAGAACGAGTCTTGGCGCTGGTCGCTGAGGGCCGAACGAACAAAGAAATTGCGGCCTCGTTGAACTTGAGCGACAAAACCGTCAGGAACTATCTGACCAACGTCTTTAAAAAACTTCGGATCACCCGTCGCGCCCAAGCCGCCGCCTTCTTCGTCAAGCGCGTCCCTCACGCGGGAAAACCGGCCCTACCGGAGTAGGGAAACAATTCATCGCCGGCGCTTCTGTTGCACTCTAGGAGTCGCTCCTCCGATCAGGTAACGTATTGTGCCGGCCTGAGATCGAGGAATGGTCGCTTTCTTCGTACGGGCCCTCGCGCGAGCCCGATGAGATGAGGTGTCGCCCTATGGAGTGTGTTCCCGTGTTTCCCCTTGCCCTTGCCGATCAATTATCGGACGGAGTCATTGTGGCGACCGAGGAAAGTCTTCGGTACGTCAACCCGAGCGGTTTGCTGTTGCTGGGAGCCGAGCGGCTGGAACAGGTGACCGGCAAACCTCTGTCGATGTTTCTCGGTCCGGACATGATTTCCAAACTTCCACCATGGGCGGAGCTTCGACGACGGGATGATCGGGGGGAGACAGAGGCGACAATGACGGGACACCTGTTCGGGCTCGACGGCCGTCGGGTGGCGATTCACCTTTCATCTCTTCCGATTCTCTGGGAGAGAGGCCCGGCGTGTCTGCTTGTCGTTCGGCAGGCCAGGGCCGATTGCAACGCCGTCGATCACATGCCGCTGACCGAAGCGCAGCAGGTGGCCTCGTCGAAAATTCGGACGGTCGGGATGTTGGCGGCCGGTATCATTCATGAGGCCAACAACACCCTGACGGCCGTTCTCGGCTATGGTCAGCTTGCGCTGAGGCTCATTCCCGCGGACAACAAAGCGCACCGTCATGTTCAGCAGGTCATTGCCTCGGGTCGAAAATCGAGCGAGTTGATCCAACAGATCCTGATGTTTGCCAGGCCGAGCCCTGAAACCAGGGGGCCGCTATCGCTCCACATTCTGGCGAACGAGTTTTTGGCGTTGCTGCGGTCCGCGATCCCGTCCTGGATCGTGGTGAAGGAGAAGATCGCCGACGTCACCAGTCCCATTGAGGCCGATCCGTCCCAGATGCGACTCCTGCTTGCCAACTTGATCGCCGACGCCGTGCACGCGATGCGACACGCCGGCGGTGTTTTACACATCGAACTTCATGATGAAGACGTGTCGACCGATCAAGCCGCGTCGGCCGACGGTCTTCCCGCCGGTCGGTATGTGTGCCTGCGGGTCATGGATTCCGGTGGAGGGACGGACTCACAGGAGATGCGGCGCTCTGCGGTTCTCGGCATTGTTTCGGGCCATGGAGGGACGGTAATAGTCAATGGCAGCTTGGAGTCGGGCACGAGGGTGTCCGTCTTGTTCCCCGCCATGACCTCCCGTGCGATGCGAAAGGGAGAGAACCAGTTCACCCCCTCTCTTTCACAGGCTTCCGCGTATCGCGGCCAGGATTCTGGCTTTTCGGAACCGCTGATCGAGGAGTCAGATGCCGTCGGTCCTCGTGATTGATGACGACGATCAGATCCGGCGCATGATCCGCGAGGCCTTAGAACAGGCCGGGTACGTCGTTCAGGAGGCCCGCGGCGGCGAAGAGGGGCTCAAACGGTATCGGGCAAATCCGACCGACGTCGTCCTGATGGATATCCTCATGCCGGACCAAGACGGTTTGGAAAGCATTCTGGCTCTTCGCCAAGAGTTTCCCTCTGCCCGCGTGATCGCCATGACCGGCGGCAGCGACATGATCGGCATCATGAATTTTTTGGACGTCGCCAAGATGATGGGCGCATGCCGGACCATCCAGAAGCCGTTCGAACTGCAAACCCTGCTGGCCGCCGTCGCCGCCGAGACAAACGCCTAGCCTTCCGGTTTTGTTCCCATTGACAACGGAAAACCGAGCGGTCAGACTTCGCGCACGTTCCTCGAGGCCGGTGTCATGCTGCTGAATCTGGTTCTGGGGACTCTTGTGACCACCGTGGGGTTTTGGATTATCTGGGGCGGCGCCTGGCCCGGGGTCGTCGCGGCGTGGGCGCTCGCGGCGGGAGGATTTCTGTGGTGGAAAGCCGAGTCCGTCACGGAGATCTGGGCGTGGTCGACGCTTGGTCTTGGTGTGGAAAGCGTGATCTGGCCCGTTCAGCGGATGGCGCAACTGAACGGCGCGGCGGAAACCTTGTCCGATGACGAGATGGGCGCGATACTTTCGGCCGTGGTTTTGGGACTGTTCTCCTCCGTGTTTTGGCTCTCGTTTGCCTATGGTCTGTTCAAGCGAGCGTGGGCGACTTCCACGAACGCCGTGGAACATGCACCGCCCGCGGTCTCTTCGGCGCAATCAGCCAAGCGCCGGAAATCCAAATAAGCTCACCCCATATCCACGGGATCCATATCGGCGATACATGTGATCCGCCTCCCTCGATATTCCCGTTCCATCGCCTCGAGAGAGTCCCGCACCCATCGACAGAGGAGCGCGCGATCGGTTCCTTTGACGAGGAGCTGCCGGCGAACGTGCCGCTTCGGCGTGCGACCCATGGCAGGGACCGGTCCCAGAACGGTCAGCATCGCGTCGCTGAGTTCCTCCAAACGCGCTTTCCATTGCGCGGCGGCCGTTGTAACTTCCGTCTGGTCCGCGCCGGACACGGAAAGGGCGGCCAAGTGGCGGGCCGGTGGAAAGTGCAATAGGCGACGAGCCGCCAGTTCTTCCTCGTAAAACCGATGGGGGGATCCGGAAAGGACGGCCTGAATGGCGTGATGCGCGGGAAACTTCGTCTGCAGAATGACTCGGCCTCCTTGCGCGGCGGGGCGCGCACAACCGACGGCGTCGTCGAGAAGCTGATACATCCGTTCCGCCGCGCGAAAGTCCGGGACGTGCAAGCCGGAGTCGGCTTGAAGGACGCCGACGAGACCTCGGCGCGGAAAGGGAAGATGCTGAAACAGGGCTTGCGTTCCGATCAAAATGTCCCATGAGTTCGAGCGAACTCTCTCCCAGAGATCGCGAGCCGCGGATGGGCGACGCAATCGATCGCCGTCCAGCCGAAGAACGGAGGCCGTGGGGAAGAGTCGTCTCGCCTCGGCCTCGGCTCGCTCGGTTCCCTCGCCGACCGAGACCAAGTGGACGGCCTTGCAGGTCGGGCAAGATCGCGGGAAGGGATCAGTCTCCCCGCAGTAGCGGCACGCGAGTCTGTCGGATTCACGTGAGTAGGCGAGCGGAACCACGCATGCCGAACAGCGCGGCATCCAGCCGCAGTCCCGGCAGAGCAGGGTGCGCGCGTACCCTTTGCGATTGAGAAACAGCACGACGCCGGCCCCGGACGAGACGGCCTCGTCCATCGCCTCGACAAGCCGTCGGCTGAAGAGGGTTCCCCGCGGCTCACGATTCAAATCGATGAGCTCCACGATCGGCCGGCTCGTGGGGTCCGGGGGAACGGTATGGATTTCGGCGACCGCGTCAAACATCGACTCAAGGGACGGGTGAGCGGATGCCAGCACGAGCAGAGCACGTTCCATCTCGGCCCTGATCCAAGCCACCCCTCGCGCGTGATAGCGGGGTTCCCGTGGCTCCTTGAAGGCCGGATCCTCTTCCCCGTCAATCCAAATCAAGCCGATCGATCTGAGCGGCGCGAAGACCGCCGATCGTGTTCCGACGATGACGGACGGACTCCCCTCCTCTGCTCGTCCAAAACGCCGGGGGGACGCTGCCGGGGAAAGAACGGAGACGGGAAATTCGCCGATGTCCGACAGGAATCGTCCGAGCCATTTGGCTTTGTCCGCCTCCCCTGAGAGGACAATGGCCGACTTTCCGATCGCAAGGGTATGCCGGATGGCGTCGGCGAGCCGGTTGATCCGGTGTTCCCACGGGGCGTGCAGAACGATTTTCTTGGGTTGATCGGCTCGAAGATATTCGACGATCCTGTTCTCCCATAGCGAGTCCCTCTCCGTGTGTTCCGTCGCCGGAGGAGGAAGGAGCGGAGAGGGGGATGAAGATGGAGCGGGAGCGACTCTCGCCCCTGCTTCATGAGCGACGGGCTCGTCGGTCTGAACAAGTGCATCGGGTCTTGGATCGGCGGAAGCCGTGGCGACGATCCATGACCGGCGTTCAAGATCCTCGATGGCTTCCCACTCATGTCGGTCGCGGCTCTTCCGGATGGCGGATAACGAGATCCCTCGACGGGTCCGCGCGATGCGTGTCAGCATGGCTCGCAAGTGATCCGGGCAGGTTCCGGAGTCGAGAGCGGCGCGTCCCGGCTCCGTTGCGCGGTATCGAACGGAGGAAGCGCGTCGCTTGAGTTGCCAAGGCAGGACGAGTCGAAGACATTGGCCCCAGGGAGCGACGTACTGTTCCGCGATGATGCGGGACAGCTCAAGCCACGAAGACCCCTGTTCGGTCCCATAGGCGCCGTCGGCCAAACAATGAATGCTCTTAAGACGAGACGACTTGATGCCGTTCGGCGGCCGGTCGCTCAGGGAAATGACGGCCCCTTCCACGATGGTCCGCCCGAACGGGACAAGAACCGTCCGTCCGACGGCGATCTCCTGAGCTAGAGGATGGGGCACGATGTATGTAAAGGCCTTGCTGATATGGCGGGGAATAATCACGTCGGCATAGAGACCGCTCGTCCGAATCGCGGGCGCGGGATGTTCGGGCAAAGCCATGCGGTATTGTAGCAACGGGAAAAAAAGGAGGACAACGGAGGAGGAACGTGCTCGCGGGTGAAAGGGTGCAATGGCGTGACTTTTCCCCGCCCGCTACGCAGAAGAGGTCCGGCTATGAGCCAGAGGAGTCGGGGTTGTTGGCTTGATCACCGATGCCCTGCGGAGGCGGGCTGTTTCTTAAGGAATCGCTCGAGGGAAGATGTCCGTCGCTCGGGGGCGTCTGCGATTGATGGTCGCCGTCGGAGAGCGTGACGTCTGGCGCATCAAGGCCGTCGAGCGTTGCTGAATGTTCAGAAGAAGTGGCCTGAAGGGGGTGGTCGTGGATGGAAAATGTGCCGGATCCTGTTTTTGGGGAGAGGTCGGAAGAGGGATGTTCCGCGCGTTTTTCCGATTGGACATTCAGGGGGGCGGATTCGTTTTGCGTCTGGCGGCGCTCGTTACTGCCGGGAAGCGCCGAGGGGCTTGGTTCATAGAGCACGATTTCCACGCGGCGATTTTTTCGACGCCCCTCCTCGTTGGCGTTGGTCGCGGTGGGTCTCCCGTCCCCGTATCCGACGGCCGTGAGGCGGGCCGGATCTAATCCTCCCCGCTCAACGAGGTAGCGGACGACGCTGTCCGCGCGGGCGTTTGCAAGATCCACGTTGCTTGCGTAGCGGGCTCGCAATGATGGACCGATCTCCACGTTGTCCGTGTGTCCCTCCACTCGAATGAGCCGAGAATCGCTACTGTCGATGAGATAAGCGATCAATTGATCCAGCACGTGATGGCCTTCGGGTTTAATGGCGGCTTGTCCCGATTCGTAATACAGAACATTGGATAAATCGCCGAGGTTGATCCGGCTTTCTCCGGACGCCTTCCGCGTCGTCAATTGCTTCGTGACGAGATCGGTCGGCGCCCTCTCTTCTTTCGGCGCCGTTGCCGGCGAGAGGGCGGTTTCCCACGATTGAGCCATCGGTTCTCGTGGTTCTCGGCCCCCGATTCGCTTGACCCGGTCTCCTTTAAACACGCGGGTGTTTGCTTTGATCACGCGCGCCGTTGCCGTATGGTCCTCCGTGGACAAGACTTTGATCTGGCCGATTTTTCGGACCGGCAGCCCGACGCTATGACGGTAAAGATCCAAGACATCGCCGGCTTGTAGTCCGTCCGCGCTCCCGCGATCCACATATACGACGTTCCATTGCGAAACCATGGTCATGGGCTTGTCGGCCTGAATCTCGACGATCATTCCCTCGACATCCGCGGCTCGGTCCTCGCTTCCGACCTCTCCGGCGGGTGGAGCGACGAAGCGCATCACGAGATCTCCGGGTGCAATGGGCCCATAGCCGACGACCGTTTCAGCGGTCGTCAGTTCGTGTTCGACATCGATGACCTTGACGACCGCCACGCGGATGGTGACCGAGCCGAGATATTCTCTGGTAAGCGGGTGGAAGACCTTGCGGACGCGTCGATAGACGGTAAAGAGATCTCCGATCGCCGCCGCTGCCGGGTTGTCGAGTTTGAGATAGAGGACGTCGCGGGTCCCAAGGAGCATTCGGTTGCCGGAAGATTGATTGTCTCCGGTGATCAGATTCACAATGCCGTCGCGAGGAGTGACTTTCTGGATCGCCCCGCTTGCAAAGGCGACGGCCGTCTCGCCGTAACGAACGACACGGGGGTCCTGGATTTGCGCGAACGCGTCGTCCAGGCACAGAGTCAGGCCCAAAGGGAGGATCAGAGCACAAGTCGTCATCATCTTCATCATGGTGGTTCCTTCACGTAAGACGTGAGCGAAGGGATATTGGAAAAACCATAGCAAATCATGTTGACTTGTCAAGAATTTGGAGCCGGCCGGCTTGGGTTTGACGACCGTTTTCGCGCGGTGTTATAGATCTTCCATGCGGGACCGGCGAGGGCGTCTTGGGCTCGCAATTTGAAGCAGAGCTCCGATGCAGGTGTAGGGGTGCGGGTGGAAGGAGGTCCATGACTCATGGCCGATCAATGTGAGATTCCCGCGCGCTCTTTCAAGAAGAAACGGATTGAGACTCAAATCCATCGGCGCCGGGCCGCTCCGGCCTCCGGCTCAATGGAATCGGAGTGGGATGCTTCACAAGAAGAACCGCCGAACCGGCTAAAAATGATGCCCTCCCCGGCACAGCGGAGGATGGAGGAACATCTCAGCGAGCATCTCGAGTAGAGATGCTCAGGGATTGGGGTCTTCTCTTTTTTATTCAGCATGATGAGACGTCATGCGTTCTCGTTCGGGGCGGAGCGAGTTCCCGTCAATTCCTACTAACTCCTACTACTTGAAATTGTTCGGCGGGAGCAGCCATTCGTTCTCGTTCGCGACGAGCGAGAGAGCGGGGAGACGTTATGCGTTGAACGACAAAAGGTCATCAGCGGATCGTCCCCCTAATTGTTGGTGTAGGACTTTCGGGTCTGGCCGAATTAGGTCCTTTGCTCGCTTGCTATCTTGCGAACCTTCTATCTAAGATCCATAACTTCTTTTTCAAGTCAATATCTTGCGAGTCGGAACAATGGTCGAGCCGGATCTTGCCCAATATCTGACGAAATTCCTTCCTATTCTGCTGTTTATTTTTGCCGCGCTCACCTTTGGGATCGGAACGTTGGTGGTGAGTTATCTTGTCCAGCCCAAGTATCCGGAGCCGGAAAAACTGTCGGTGTATGAGTGCGGCTCGGAGCCCTTTTCCGACGCCCGGATGCCGTTTCCGGTCCGGTACTACGTCTTTGCCGTGCTGTTCGTCATTTTCGACATCGAAGTGATTTTCCTGTATCCCTGGGCGGTGGTGTTTCGCAACATCGGGATCATCGGGTTGATCGAGATGTTGATTTTTATCGGTCTGTTCGTCGTGGCGTACGTGTACGCCTGGCGAAAGGGGGCGTTGGAATGGGACTGATCCAACTGGGGCGGCACGAAAAGGACGGCACGCCGGACGTCTTCGTCGGTTCACTGGAAAAGGCGGTGAATTGGGCGCGCAAAGGCTCTCTGTGGCCCATGACTTTCGGGCTCGCCTGTTGCGCCATTGAAATGATGGCCGCCGTGTCCTCCCGATACGACATGGATCGGTTCGGCGCGGGCGTGTTTCGCGGTTCGCCGAGGCAGTCGGACCTCATGATCGTGGCGGGAACGGTCTGCCGTCGAATGGCGCCGGTGATCAGGAAGATCTACGATCAGATGCCGGAGCCGAAGTATGTCATCGCGATGGGCTCATGCGCGACGTCCGGCAATATCTATGACAGTTACAGCGTCGTGCAGGGGGTCGATCGGTTCATTCCGGTTGATATGTATGTGCCCGGCTGTCCCCCGACGCCGGAAGCCCTGCTGGACGGCATCTTGAAGCTTCAAGAGCGAATCATGCAGCGGCGCGTGTTCACCAGTCAGCCGAAAGAAGTGAAGATCGGTCTGAAAGTATAAAAGCCAGGCGGTCTCCGATGCACCAATTGGCCAAGCGGATTCAGGAGTCGTTCGCGAGCGGGTTCGTCAGCGCGTCGGAATGGCGCGGGGACGTGGCCGTCACCGTCACGAGAGACAAGGTTCATGACATCGCCGAGTTTCTTCATGACGATCCGGGGATGGATTTTGATTACATCGTCCACGTAAGTTCGGTGGATTGGCCGGACGACGAGGAGCGGTTCGAAGTGGTGTGGGAATTCTACTCGATTCGGAAGCGGCACCGCCTTCGATTGAAGACCAGAGTGCCGGAGTCCGATTGTGTCGTGGACTCCCTGACGGATCTGTGGAAGGGAGCGGATTTCATGGAGCGCGAAGTCTACGACATGATGGGGATTCGATTTCGAAACCATCCGGACCTCCGACGAATTCTGTTGCCGGACGATTTTGCCGAAGGCTATCCCTTGCGAAAGGATTTCCCGCTCCGGGGCAGGGGGTGGCGCGACACCTTTGAATTTTTGGACGAGCAATCCTGACAGCGTAACGGCGATCTATGGCGTTCGAAGATCAAAGAACCACGGTCTATAAAGTCGATCCGGAACATCCGGAGAGCGAGACGCTTCCCGCGTTGCGGACCGAAGAGCTGCTCCTGAACATGGGGCCGCAGCATCCGAGCACGCACGGGGTGCTCAAGGTCATCATGGAATTGGAGGGGGAGCGGGTGGTGAAGTCCACGCCGGTCATGGGGTATCTCCATCGCGGGGTCGAAAAGCTGGCCGAGGACGGCACCTATCATCAGTTCATCCCCCATACGGATCGCCTCGACTACGTCTGCGCCATGTACAACAACTTCGCCTATTGCCGGGCCGTGGAAAAACTGTTGGACCTCAAGGTGCCGGACCGCGCCGAGTATCTGCGGACCATCGTGGCGGAGGTTCAGCGTATCATCGGGCATCTCTTCTGGCTGAGCGCCCAGGCGCTGGACATCGGCGCCATGACGGTCTTCTTCTACTGCTTTCGCGACCGCGAAATCCTCTTGGATTGGTTTGACGAGCTCTGCGGAGCTCGTCTCACGACCAGTTGGTATCGCATCGGAGGAGTCGAGCGGGACTTGACGCCGTCGCTGATCGCGAAACTGAAGGCGTTTCTCGATTATTTTCCGCCCAAGATCGATGAGTATCAGGTCTTCCTGGAAAAGAACCGCATTTGGCTCGCTCGGACGAAGGGCATCGCCGTCATTTCGGCCGAGGACGCCGTCAATTTCGGGTTGAGCGGGCCGACGCTGCGCGGGTCCGGCGTGGATTACGATCTGCGCAAGTATGAGCCTTACAGCGCCTATCCGAAGTGCGAGTTCAGCGTGCCGGTCGGAAAGAACGGCGATACCTACGACCGGTACTGGATCCGTATGATGGAGCTGTACGAAAGCGTGAAAATCATCAAACAGTGTTTGGAGCAGATGCAGGAGGGCCCTGTCATGGCGGAGGTTCCCAGTGTGACCTTCCCGCCCAAGCAGCGAGTCTTTACGAATCTCGAGTCGATGATCCAGCAGTTCAAGCTCTTCTCGCAGGGCTTCAAAGCGCCGCCCGGTGAAATCTATTGCGGGACCGAAGCGCACAAGGGGGAGCTCGGTTTCTATATCGTCAGCACGGGAGGCGGCAAACCCTATCGGCTGAAAATCCGCGCTCCGTCGTTCATCCACATGGGGGCGTTCGACCACATGGCCAGGGGCTACATGATTTCCGACGCCTGCACGATTTTTGGAACCTACGATATCGTCATGGGCGAGTGCGATCGATAGGAATCGGTATGGTTGCGGCGCAAAATTCGGCGGGTTGCGCCCATCAAGACTTGCGAGCGGGTGAAACCGTGACGGGGTGCGGGGAAACGCCATGGGACTGAAACCGGCCACCAATCCCGATGTCGAAGCGGCGACGATCGAGCTGACGATCGACGGCAATCGCGTCGTCGCAAAAGACGGGGTGTCGCTGTACGACGTCATCTCCATGACGGGAAAGATCATCCCCGCCATGTGCTACCACTACACGTTCGATCCCTTCGGCTCCTGCGGGATGTGCCTCGTCATGCAGGAGGGGAAGAAGGCTCCCGTGCGGTCTTGTACCGCCAAGGCGGCAGCCGGCATGGTCATCCGCACGGAGGGGGAGGACCTCTTTCTCGCCCGTAAGAAGGCCGTCGAAAAA
This sequence is a window from Candidatus Nitrospira inopinata. Protein-coding genes within it:
- the nuoD gene encoding NADH dehydrogenase (quinone) subunit D, which translates into the protein MGPQHPSTHGVLKVIMELEGERVVKSTPVMGYLHRGVEKLAEDGTYHQFIPHTDRLDYVCAMYNNFAYCRAVEKLLDLKVPDRAEYLRTIVAEVQRIIGHLFWLSAQALDIGAMTVFFYCFRDREILLDWFDELCGARLTTSWYRIGGVERDLTPSLIAKLKAFLDYFPPKIDEYQVFLEKNRIWLARTKGIAVISAEDAVNFGLSGPTLRGSGVDYDLRKYEPYSAYPKCEFSVPVGKNGDTYDRYWIRMMELYESVKIIKQCLEQMQEGPVMAEVPSVTFPPKQRVFTNLESMIQQFKLFSQGFKAPPGEIYCGTEAHKGELGFYIVSTGGGKPYRLKIRAPSFIHMGAFDHMARGYMISDACTIFGTYDIVMGECDR
- a CDS encoding NADH-quinone oxidoreductase subunit B; the protein is MGLIQLGRHEKDGTPDVFVGSLEKAVNWARKGSLWPMTFGLACCAIEMMAAVSSRYDMDRFGAGVFRGSPRQSDLMIVAGTVCRRMAPVIRKIYDQMPEPKYVIAMGSCATSGNIYDSYSVVQGVDRFIPVDMYVPGCPPTPEALLDGILKLQERIMQRRVFTSQPKEVKIGLKV
- a CDS encoding NADH-quinone oxidoreductase subunit C; this translates as MHQLAKRIQESFASGFVSASEWRGDVAVTVTRDKVHDIAEFLHDDPGMDFDYIVHVSSVDWPDDEERFEVVWEFYSIRKRHRLRLKTRVPESDCVVDSLTDLWKGADFMEREVYDMMGIRFRNHPDLRRILLPDDFAEGYPLRKDFPLRGRGWRDTFEFLDEQS
- a CDS encoding NADH-quinone oxidoreductase subunit A; its protein translation is MVEPDLAQYLTKFLPILLFIFAALTFGIGTLVVSYLVQPKYPEPEKLSVYECGSEPFSDARMPFPVRYYVFAVLFVIFDIEVIFLYPWAVVFRNIGIIGLIEMLIFIGLFVVAYVYAWRKGALEWD
- a CDS encoding OmpA family protein, yielding MMKMMTTCALILPLGLTLCLDDAFAQIQDPRVVRYGETAVAFASGAIQKVTPRDGIVNLITGDNQSSGNRMLLGTRDVLYLKLDNPAAAAIGDLFTVYRRVRKVFHPLTREYLGSVTIRVAVVKVIDVEHELTTAETVVGYGPIAPGDLVMRFVAPPAGEVGSEDRAADVEGMIVEIQADKPMTMVSQWNVVYVDRGSADGLQAGDVLDLYRHSVGLPVRKIGQIKVLSTEDHTATARVIKANTRVFKGDRVKRIGGREPREPMAQSWETALSPATAPKEERAPTDLVTKQLTTRKASGESRINLGDLSNVLYYESGQAAIKPEGHHVLDQLIAYLIDSSDSRLIRVEGHTDNVEIGPSLRARYASNVDLANARADSVVRYLVERGGLDPARLTAVGYGDGRPTATNANEEGRRKNRRVEIVLYEPSPSALPGSNERRQTQNESAPLNVQSEKRAEHPSSDLSPKTGSGTFSIHDHPLQATSSEHSATLDGLDAPDVTLSDGDHQSQTPPSDGHLPSSDSLRNSPPPQGIGDQANNPDSSGS